In the genome of Neofelis nebulosa isolate mNeoNeb1 chromosome 8, mNeoNeb1.pri, whole genome shotgun sequence, one region contains:
- the ARL5B gene encoding ADP-ribosylation factor-like protein 5B isoform X1 encodes MMGLIFAKLWSLFCNQEHKVIIVGLDNAGKTTILYQFLMNEVVHTSPTIGSNVEEIVVKNTHFLMWDIGGQESLRSSWNTYYSNTEFIILVVDSIDRERLAITKEELYRMLAHEDLRKAAVLIFANKQDMKGCMTAAEISKYLTLSSIKDHPWHIQSCCALTGEGLCQGLEWMTSRIGVR; translated from the exons ATGATGGGGCTGATCTTCGCTAAACTGTGGAGCCTCTTCTGTAACCAAG aacACAAAGTAATTATAGTGGGACTGGATAATGCAGGGAAAACCACCATTCTTTACCAATT CTTAATGAATGAAGTGGTTCACACATCTCCAACCATAGGAAGCAATGTTGAAGAAATAGTTGTGAAGAACACGCATTTTCTTATGTGGGATATTGGTGGTCAAGAATCACTGAGGTCGTCCTGGAACACGTATTACTCAAACACAGAG TTCATCATTCTCGTGGTTGATAGCATTGACAGGGAACGACTAGCGATTACAAAAGAAGAGTTATACAGAATGTTGGCTCACGAG GATTTACGGAAAGCCGCAGTCCTGATCTTTGCAAATAAACAGGATATGAAAGGGTGTATGACAGCAGCTGAAATCTCTAAATACCTCACCCTTAGTTCAATTAAGGATCATCCATGGCACATTCAGTCCTGCTGTGCTTTAACAGGAGAAGG GTTATGCCAAGGTCTAGAGTGGATGACCTCCCGGATTGGTGTGAGATAA
- the ARL5B gene encoding ADP-ribosylation factor-like protein 5B isoform X2, whose product MNEVVHTSPTIGSNVEEIVVKNTHFLMWDIGGQESLRSSWNTYYSNTEFIILVVDSIDRERLAITKEELYRMLAHEDLRKAAVLIFANKQDMKGCMTAAEISKYLTLSSIKDHPWHIQSCCALTGEGLCQGLEWMTSRIGVR is encoded by the exons ATGAATGAAGTGGTTCACACATCTCCAACCATAGGAAGCAATGTTGAAGAAATAGTTGTGAAGAACACGCATTTTCTTATGTGGGATATTGGTGGTCAAGAATCACTGAGGTCGTCCTGGAACACGTATTACTCAAACACAGAG TTCATCATTCTCGTGGTTGATAGCATTGACAGGGAACGACTAGCGATTACAAAAGAAGAGTTATACAGAATGTTGGCTCACGAG GATTTACGGAAAGCCGCAGTCCTGATCTTTGCAAATAAACAGGATATGAAAGGGTGTATGACAGCAGCTGAAATCTCTAAATACCTCACCCTTAGTTCAATTAAGGATCATCCATGGCACATTCAGTCCTGCTGTGCTTTAACAGGAGAAGG GTTATGCCAAGGTCTAGAGTGGATGACCTCCCGGATTGGTGTGAGATAA